GCTTGCCCGCCGCCAAACAATTCGGGGAATATACGCCCAAATTGCTGGTTCACCGCCTCGAAGGTCTGGCCCAGCAGGGCGCGGGTCTGGCTGTCGATGGTGCGGATGGCCTCTTCGAGGGTGGTGATGGCCTGCTGCAAGTCGTGGCTTTGCTCGCTCAAAAACCGCCCGCGCTGCTGCGCCACCGCCAGCTCCTGGAGCGCCGCCAGGTTGACGTCGCCCAAGGCTTCGAGCTCGCGTTGGCCGCGCTGGACCTGCGCCGGCAAGGTGGCCAGCTGCACGCCCTCGGCGGCCACGCTGTGGGCCAGCGCCTGCAGCTGCTGCGGCTCGACCACGCCGGCCTCCTCGAGGCTCTGACGCTGCTGCTGCTGGGTCAGCTGCGCCGCCTGCAGGCGCAGCTGCAGCTCGCCCAAGCGCTGGCGCAAGGGCTCGAGCGCGTGCTCGAGCCGCAGGCGCTGCGCGTCGCTGGCGCGCAGTTCGGCGCTCAAAGCATCGTGGGCGCTGCGCCGCGCCCCCAGCTCTTGCTCGCGCTGGAGCTTGAGGGCCAGCGCCGCTTGCAGGGCCGACTGAGCAGCGGTGTCGCACAGGGTCTCGAGTTCGGCCTGTATCTGCTGCGCTTGCTCGGCCAGTTCGGCGCTGTGCTGCTGCCCGGCGGTTTGGTTGCGCTGCAGCTCGTCGGCGCGCGCTTGCAGGCTGCGCTGCGCGAAGTCGGCCTCTTGCGCTTGGCGCTCGAGCGCGCGCGCTTGGGCGCTGGCCTGCTGCAGCGCCTGCTCGGCCTGCGCCTGCTCGCGCTCGGCCTGCTGCAGCGCCTGCTGCTGCGCTTGCAGCTCGGTGTGCCGCTGGTGCTGTTGCGCTTGCAGCTGCTGCTGTTGCGCCTGCAGCTGCTGCAAGTTCTGCTCGGCTTCGGCTTGCTCTTGCCCCAATTGGGCGGCGCGCTGCTGGCGGTGCGCGGCTTGCTGGCTCAGGCGCAGCAGCTCGACTTGCAGTGCATGGGCTTGCGCCAGGGCGCCTTGGGCCGCAGCGCGGGCTTGCTGCAAGTGCGCACTGGCTTGGGCGCACGCGGCTTCGGCCTGCGCTTGCGCCTGGCGCGCTTGCGCGGCTTCGCCTTGCAGCTTGTGCAGCTGCTGCTGCAACTGCTCGATCTCTTGCGCGCGCGCCAGCCAGCCCGACTGCTCGGGCGCTGCGGCATAAAACGCTAGGTGCTGCGCGCCCACGCAGTGCCCCTGCGGGGTGTAGATGAGCTCGGCGGGCCCCAACGCGGCGCGCACGGCCAGCGCCTCGGGCAGGCTGGCGGCGGCGTAGCAAGGGCTGAGCCAGCGCGACAGCAAGGCCCGCAAGGCCGGCTCGGGGCAGCGCAGGTGCTGCGCCAGCGGCTGCAATTGGTGCGCGGCCTGTGCTGAGCCCTGCCCCCTGCCCTCGGCGCCCTGCCCCGCGCCCGCAGCGCATTCCTCCAGCGCATACAGCACCAGCGCCCCCGGTGGCGCCGCCTCGGCCCAAGCCAGCGCGGCCTCTAGGTTGGGCAGCTCCAGCGCCTGCAGCCGCTCGCGCAAGGCGGCCTCGATCGCCGTGGCCCAGCCGGCCGCCGGCTGCACCCGCTGCCACAGCGGCGCGCGCCCTTGCAAGCCTTGCCGCTCCAGCCATTGCGGCAGCTGGCCGGCTTGCTGCAGCCGGGTCTGCAAGGCCTGCAAGGCGTCGTGTCGGGCTTGGCACTGGGCCTGCGCTTGGGCCTGCGCCTGCGCCTGCTGCTGGCACTGGCTGCGCCGCTGCTCGCATTGGGTCTGCTCGAGCTGCAGCTGCTGCACCGCCTCCTGCGCTTGGGCGTGGCGCTGCTGCGCTTGCTCAAACTCGGCCTGCAAGCCCGCCAGCCGCGCCTCGTCGCTGGCCTGCGCCGCCAGCGCTTGGGCTTCGCTGTGCAGGCGCTGCACCCGCTGCTGCCACTGCTGGCGCTGTTGCTCAAAGGCGCGCTGTTGCGCCCCCAGCACGCCCAGCGCCTGCTGGCTCTCGGCCAGCGCGCGGCGGCAGCGCTGCAGCCCCTGCTGCGCCGCTTGCAGCTGGGCTTGGGCGGCGGGCTGCGCAGCGGCTTGCTGCTGGCACTGCGCCGCCAGCGCCGCCGCCTGCAGGGCCGCGGCTTGCTGTTGCTGGGCTAGGCGCTCGCGCTCGTCGGCGGCGGCGCGGGTGCGCTCGTCCCACTGTCCGCGCTGCTGATGTAACTGCTGCAGGCGCTGCTGCAGGCGCTGGCGGTGGTCGCGCACGTGGCGGATCTCGGTCTCGAGCCGCGCCACCTCGGCGGCGGCGGCGTACAGCGCCCCTTGGGCCTGGTTGAGCGCCTCGCCGGCGGCATAGTGCGCCTGCCGCGCCGCTTCCAGTTCGGCCTCTAGCTTGCGCAAAGCCGCCGTTTGCTCGTCAAGCTCGAGCTGCACCTGCTGCCCTTGGGTTTGGGCTTGAGCAGCGTCGGCCTGGGCTTGGCAAAGTTTTAGCCAGCACAGCTGCTGCTGGCCGCGCTGCACCCGGCTTTGCAGATCGCGGTAGCGCTGCGCCAGCGCGGCTTGCTGCTCCAGCTTGCTGCGCTGCTCATCGAGCTCGGTCAAGATGTCTTGCACCCGGCTCAGGTTGGTGCGCGCATCGAGCAGCCGCGCGGCGGTCTCGCGGCGGCGCTCTTTGTATTTGGACACCCCGGCCGCTTCCTCCAGAAACAGGCGCAAGTCTTCGGGGCGGCTCTCGATGATGCGGCCGATGGTGCCCTGGCCAATGATGGCGTAGGCGCGCGGCCCCAGCCCGGTGCCCAAGAACAGATCGTGCACGTCGCGCCGGCGCACCGGCTGCTGGTTGATGTGGTAGCTGCTGGTGCCATCGCGTGTGAGCACCCGGCGCACCGACAGCTCGGCATAACGGCCCCACGGCCCGGGCACGCGCTGGCTGGCGTTGTCAAACACCAGCTCCACGCTGGCGCGGCTGGCGGGCTTGCGCTGCGCGCTGCCGCTGAAGATCACGTCCTGCATCGACTCGCCGCGCAGCTCGCTGGCCTTGCTCTCGCCCAGCACCCAGCGCACGGCGTCCATGATGTTGGATTTGCCGCAACCGTTGGGGCCGACCACCCCCACCAGTTGGCCCGGCAGGCCAAAGGTGGTGGCTTCGGCAAAGGACTTGAAGCCCGACAACTTGATGGTCTGTAGGCGCACGCTTGCTGCTTCGCTGGATACTGGGCACGACCTTGCACGGCCATGCGCCGCCATGCAAGGCCATGAAAGATGGGAGGCGCTAGTTTAAGGCGCGCGCACCGAGCCAGGGCCAAACATACAATGCGAGCTTCGATCCGGCCCCCTACAGCCCAACCCAGCCTCCGCTTTCGCAACCCACCGCCCCACCATGAGCCCCTCTTTGCAAACCCTGATCGACCAAGCCTGGGAACAGCGCGCCCAGCTCAACCCCAGCAACGCCTCGCGCGAGGTGCAAGACGCCGTCGAGCAGGTGCTCGAGCAGCTCAACAACGGCCAGCTGCGCGTCGCCACCCGCTCGGGCGTGGGCCAGTGGACGGTGCACCAGTGGATCAAAAAGGCCGTGCTGCTGAGCTTTAGGCTCAACGACAACGCCATCATCCGTGCCGGCGAGCTGGCCTTTTACGACAAGGTGCCGACCAAATTCGCCAACTTAAGCCCGCAGGAGCTCGCCGCCACGGGCGTGCGCGTGGTGCCGCCGGCGGTGGCGCGGCGCGGCAGCTTCATCGCCCGCGGCGCCGTGCTCATGCCCAGCTACGTCAACATCGGCGCCTACGTCGATGAAGGCAGCATGGTGGACACCTGGGCCACGGTGGGCTCGTGCGCCCAGATCGGCAAAAACGTGCACCTGTCGGGGGGTGTCGGCATCGGCGGTGTGCTCGAGCCGCTGCAAGCCAACCCCACTATCATCGAAGACAACTGCTTCATCGGTGCGCGCTCCGAAGTGGTCGAAGGCGTGATCGTGGAAGAAAACGCCGTGCTCGGCATGGGCGTTTACTTGGGCCAGAGCACCCCGATCTTCAACCGCGCCACGGGCGAGATCAGCTACGGCCGGGTGCCGGCGGGCTCGGTGGTGGTGAGCGGCAGCCTGCCCAAAACCGCTGCCAACGGCGCCCCCTACAGCCTGTACGCGGCGGTGATCGTCAAGCAGGTGGATGCGCAGACGCGCTCCAAAACCAGCATCAACGAGCTGCTGCGCGACTAAAGCGCGCTCACCGCTGCTCAAGGCCTTTGGCAACGAACACGCAACAGGAGCCACACCCATGGGCCCGATGGAAAAAATCCTGCGCCTGATGAGCGAAAAGCGCGCCTCCGACGTCTATTTGTCGGCGGCCTCGCCGGTGCAAATGAAGCTCAACGGTGTCTGCACCGCCATCACGCCGCAGCCGCTGCCGGTCGATGGGCCGCTGCAGCTGCTGGCCGAAGTGGTGAGTGCCGAGCAGCTGCGTGAATTTCATGCCAGCGGCGAACTCAACATCGCCATTCCGCTGGCAGGGGTTGGGCGTTTTCGCCTCAGCGCCATGAAGCAGCGCGGCAACTGCGCCATGGTGGTGCGTTTCATCAGCAGCGAAATCCCGGCCTTCGAGTCGCTGCAGCTGCCGCCGGTGCTGGCAAAAATGATCATGGCCAAGCGCGGCCTGATGCTGGTGGTCGGCTCCACCGGCTCGGGCAAAAGCACCACCCTAGCGGCCTTGCTCGACCACCGCAACGCCCAAAGCAGAGGCCACATCCTAACGATCGAAGACCCGGTCGAATACCTGTTTCGCAACAAGCAGTCGATCGTCAACCAACGCGAAGTCGGCACCGACACCGCTTCGCTCTACGTCGCGCTCAAAAACGCGCTGCGCCAGGCCCCGGACGTGATCCTGATCGGCGAAATCCGCGACCGCGAAACCATGTCGCTGGCCATCGCCTACGCCCAGTCGGGCCACCTGGTGCTGGCCACGCTGCACGCCAACAACAGCCACCAGGCGCTCAACCGCATCCTCAACTTTTACCCGGTCGAGGTGCGCCCGACCATGCTCAACGACTTGGCTTCCTCGCTCAAGGCGATCGTGTCGCAGCGGCTGCTGCGCACGGTCGATGGCAGCCGCGTGCCGGCGGTGGAAGTGATGGTCAACTCGCGCCTGATGAGCGAAATGATCGAAAAAGGCGATTTTTTTGGCGTGCGCGAGGCGCTAGAAAAATCCATGTCCGAAGAATCGCAAACCTTCGAGTCCGACATCGCGCGCCTGATCCTGAGCGGCAAAATCGAACGCCAAGAAGGCTTGGCGTACGCCGATTCACCCACCAACCTGATGTGGCGGCTGCAAAACCAGTCGCTTCAATCGCGCACGCAAAACCCCAGCGAACCGCCCGCCGCGTCGCCCCAAGCGCCCTCGCCCAGCGGCCCCTCGTTTGCCGACTTTACCCTCGACGCCTAATTTGGCTGTCCCCGACCATGCACCCCACCCAGCAACTGACCCAGCAACTGATCGCCTGCCCCTCTGTCAGCCCGGCCGACGCCGGTTGTTTGGAGCTGATCGCCGATCGCCTGCAAGCGCTGGGCTTTGTCTGCGAGCGTATCGACAGCGGCCCGCCCGATTGGCGCGTGAGCAACCTGTGGGCCAAGCGCAGCGTCAGCCCCACGGCCCACACCTTGGTCTGGGCCGGCCACACCGACGTGGTGCCCACCGGCGCGCTGGAGCGCTGGCACAGCCCGCCCTTTGAGCCCACGCTGCGCGACGGCAAGCTCTACGGCCGCGGCGCCAGCGACATGAAAGCCTCGCTGGCGGCGATGGTGGTGGCCTGCGAAGCCTTTGTGGCCGCGCAGCCCGAGGCGCCGCTGAATCTGGCTTTTTTGCTCACCTCGGACGAAGAAGGCCCGGCCCACGATGGCACCGTGGCGGTGTGCCGCGAGCTGCAACGCCGCGGCGAGCGGCTCGACTGGTGCATCGTGGGCGAACCCACCGCCGAGCGCCAGACCGGCGACACCATCAAAAACGGCCGCCGCGGCTCGCTCAGTGGCCGGCTCACGCTCAAGGGCGTGCAGGGCCACATCGCCTACCCGCAACTGGCGCGCAACCCCATCCACCTGCTGGCGCCGGCGCTGGCCGAACTCGCCGCCACCCTGTGGGACGGCGGCAACGCGCACTTCCCCCCCACCTCGTGGCAGGCCAGCAACCTGCACGCCGGCACCGGCGCGAGCAACGTGATTCCCGGCACCGCCGTGCTCGATTTCAACTTTCGCTTCAGTACCGAGAGCACGC
This sequence is a window from Serpentinimonas maccroryi. Protein-coding genes within it:
- the smc gene encoding chromosome segregation protein SMC, which produces MRLQTIKLSGFKSFAEATTFGLPGQLVGVVGPNGCGKSNIMDAVRWVLGESKASELRGESMQDVIFSGSAQRKPASRASVELVFDNASQRVPGPWGRYAELSVRRVLTRDGTSSYHINQQPVRRRDVHDLFLGTGLGPRAYAIIGQGTIGRIIESRPEDLRLFLEEAAGVSKYKERRRETAARLLDARTNLSRVQDILTELDEQRSKLEQQAALAQRYRDLQSRVQRGQQQLCWLKLCQAQADAAQAQTQGQQVQLELDEQTAALRKLEAELEAARQAHYAAGEALNQAQGALYAAAAEVARLETEIRHVRDHRQRLQQRLQQLHQQRGQWDERTRAAADERERLAQQQQAAALQAAALAAQCQQQAAAQPAAQAQLQAAQQGLQRCRRALAESQQALGVLGAQQRAFEQQRQQWQQRVQRLHSEAQALAAQASDEARLAGLQAEFEQAQQRHAQAQEAVQQLQLEQTQCEQRRSQCQQQAQAQAQAQAQCQARHDALQALQTRLQQAGQLPQWLERQGLQGRAPLWQRVQPAAGWATAIEAALRERLQALELPNLEAALAWAEAAPPGALVLYALEECAAGAGQGAEGRGQGSAQAAHQLQPLAQHLRCPEPALRALLSRWLSPCYAAASLPEALAVRAALGPAELIYTPQGHCVGAQHLAFYAAAPEQSGWLARAQEIEQLQQQLHKLQGEAAQARQAQAQAEAACAQASAHLQQARAAAQGALAQAHALQVELLRLSQQAAHRQQRAAQLGQEQAEAEQNLQQLQAQQQQLQAQQHQRHTELQAQQQALQQAEREQAQAEQALQQASAQARALERQAQEADFAQRSLQARADELQRNQTAGQQHSAELAEQAQQIQAELETLCDTAAQSALQAALALKLQREQELGARRSAHDALSAELRASDAQRLRLEHALEPLRQRLGELQLRLQAAQLTQQQQRQSLEEAGVVEPQQLQALAHSVAAEGVQLATLPAQVQRGQRELEALGDVNLAALQELAVAQQRGRFLSEQSHDLQQAITTLEEAIRTIDSQTRALLGQTFEAVNQQFGRIFPELFGGGQARLQWSEGEILDAGVQVLAQPPGKRNQTIHLLSGGEKALTAIALVFAIFQLNPAPFCLLDEVDAPLDDANTERFAQLVTRMSFETQFLFISHNKITMEMAHQLVGVTMQEQGVSRIVAVDLQSAQHLLAEPQP
- the dapD gene encoding 2,3,4,5-tetrahydropyridine-2,6-dicarboxylate N-succinyltransferase; the protein is MSPSLQTLIDQAWEQRAQLNPSNASREVQDAVEQVLEQLNNGQLRVATRSGVGQWTVHQWIKKAVLLSFRLNDNAIIRAGELAFYDKVPTKFANLSPQELAATGVRVVPPAVARRGSFIARGAVLMPSYVNIGAYVDEGSMVDTWATVGSCAQIGKNVHLSGGVGIGGVLEPLQANPTIIEDNCFIGARSEVVEGVIVEENAVLGMGVYLGQSTPIFNRATGEISYGRVPAGSVVVSGSLPKTAANGAPYSLYAAVIVKQVDAQTRSKTSINELLRD
- a CDS encoding PilT/PilU family type 4a pilus ATPase, which codes for MGPMEKILRLMSEKRASDVYLSAASPVQMKLNGVCTAITPQPLPVDGPLQLLAEVVSAEQLREFHASGELNIAIPLAGVGRFRLSAMKQRGNCAMVVRFISSEIPAFESLQLPPVLAKMIMAKRGLMLVVGSTGSGKSTTLAALLDHRNAQSRGHILTIEDPVEYLFRNKQSIVNQREVGTDTASLYVALKNALRQAPDVILIGEIRDRETMSLAIAYAQSGHLVLATLHANNSHQALNRILNFYPVEVRPTMLNDLASSLKAIVSQRLLRTVDGSRVPAVEVMVNSRLMSEMIEKGDFFGVREALEKSMSEESQTFESDIARLILSGKIERQEGLAYADSPTNLMWRLQNQSLQSRTQNPSEPPAASPQAPSPSGPSFADFTLDA
- the dapE gene encoding succinyl-diaminopimelate desuccinylase, whose protein sequence is MHPTQQLTQQLIACPSVSPADAGCLELIADRLQALGFVCERIDSGPPDWRVSNLWAKRSVSPTAHTLVWAGHTDVVPTGALERWHSPPFEPTLRDGKLYGRGASDMKASLAAMVVACEAFVAAQPEAPLNLAFLLTSDEEGPAHDGTVAVCRELQRRGERLDWCIVGEPTAERQTGDTIKNGRRGSLSGRLTLKGVQGHIAYPQLARNPIHLLAPALAELAATLWDGGNAHFPPTSWQASNLHAGTGASNVIPGTAVLDFNFRFSTESTPESLQQRVHDLLARHHLHAGRDYELDWSLSGQPFLTPAGSLVDAVRTAIFQVTGLQAQLSTSGGTSDGRFIAQICPQVIELGPPNATIHQVNECVAVAELEPLTHIYRRVMEHLVSRPL